A single Nisaea sp. DNA region contains:
- a CDS encoding PAS domain-containing protein: MQFSGKEVFFDRDDLIVSKTDPQGRLTYVNHTFLDIAEYSEEECVGQQHNMIRNPNMPRAIFELLWKTIASGEEIFAYVVNATKSGGHYWVIAHVTPSIVNGQIVGYHSTRRVPNGETIRTTIMPLYDRLQSVEKSNSLKKDALAASVGALNDMLREKGVTYNEFISNLMKSD; this comes from the coding sequence TTGCAGTTCTCAGGTAAAGAAGTGTTTTTTGATCGCGATGATCTCATCGTGAGTAAAACAGATCCACAAGGCCGACTCACATACGTTAACCATACATTTCTGGATATAGCTGAATATTCGGAAGAAGAGTGTGTCGGCCAACAACACAACATGATCCGCAACCCGAACATGCCGAGGGCGATATTCGAGTTGTTGTGGAAAACCATCGCCAGCGGCGAGGAAATCTTCGCCTACGTGGTCAATGCAACCAAATCAGGCGGTCATTATTGGGTGATCGCCCACGTGACGCCCAGCATCGTGAACGGGCAGATCGTCGGCTACCATTCGACACGCCGTGTGCCGAACGGTGAAACCATTCGCACCACCATCATGCCACTCTACGACCGTCTCCAGTCGGTCGAGAAATCCAACTCGCTGAAAAAGGATGCGCTCGCCGCATCGGTTGGCGCCCTCAACGACATGCTGAGGGAAAAAGGCGTGACATATAATGAGTTCATTTCAAACCTGATGAAGAGTGACTGA
- a CDS encoding methyl-accepting chemotaxis protein, whose protein sequence is MFMRNSKSTNGSSATISDEKIGEILDVLEKVCRGDFEARVKNVTTVQGRERELSVKINEMIDRSDAYVRESKACLGFIAKNQYFRRISENGMLGAYREASQAINVAADGVEEKMNQFGEMVGSIAGAARDLKENSGTLQGAATMASDRVGAVAAAAEEAGTNTQTVAASAEQLNASIQEINHQVAESSTMAADAKDRAGEANALIGGLSEASEKIGGVVKLINDIAGQTNLLALNATIEAARAGDAGKGFAVVAAEVKGLAGQTAIATDEIKKQIDDIQESTRHAVRAINEITEKVTIFSDVTTSISAAVEEQGAATQEITRNVQETSAGVREVSESIVSVSSNVDQVNDVSGKLSTVAEGLSGQADALAKVLQN, encoded by the coding sequence ATGTTTATGCGCAACAGCAAGTCCACGAATGGGTCATCCGCCACCATCAGCGACGAAAAAATCGGCGAAATACTGGACGTTCTCGAAAAGGTTTGCCGCGGCGATTTCGAAGCGCGGGTCAAAAACGTCACGACGGTCCAGGGCCGAGAGAGAGAACTCAGCGTCAAGATCAACGAGATGATCGACCGCTCCGATGCCTACGTGCGCGAGTCCAAGGCGTGCCTCGGCTTCATTGCGAAAAACCAGTATTTTCGAAGGATTTCAGAGAACGGCATGCTCGGAGCGTACCGGGAAGCTTCGCAAGCAATCAACGTGGCCGCCGACGGCGTTGAAGAGAAGATGAACCAGTTTGGTGAAATGGTGGGCTCCATTGCCGGGGCGGCACGAGATCTCAAAGAAAATTCCGGAACGCTGCAGGGAGCCGCCACCATGGCGAGCGATCGCGTCGGTGCTGTTGCGGCAGCAGCAGAAGAGGCTGGAACCAATACCCAAACCGTAGCCGCGTCTGCAGAGCAATTGAACGCCTCCATTCAGGAGATCAACCATCAGGTCGCTGAGTCGAGCACGATGGCGGCCGACGCCAAAGACCGTGCCGGCGAAGCTAACGCGTTGATTGGAGGGCTCTCGGAAGCCTCCGAAAAAATTGGCGGCGTTGTCAAACTGATCAACGACATCGCCGGGCAAACCAATCTGCTGGCACTCAATGCCACCATCGAGGCGGCCAGGGCCGGAGATGCCGGAAAGGGTTTCGCGGTCGTGGCCGCGGAAGTCAAGGGGTTGGCCGGACAGACGGCGATAGCGACTGATGAAATCAAAAAGCAGATCGATGATATTCAGGAATCCACCCGGCACGCTGTCAGGGCAATCAACGAGATTACCGAGAAGGTCACGATTTTCAGCGACGTAACGACATCCATATCGGCGGCCGTCGAGGAACAGGGCGCAGCCACTCAGGAAATCACCCGTAATGTTCAAGAGACGTCGGCAGGCGTCAGGGAGGTGTCGGAGAGTATCGTCTCGGTCAGTAGCAATGTCGATCAGGTGAACGACGTGAGCGGAAAACTCTCTACCGTTGCAGAAGGCCTATCGGGGCAAGCCGACGCTCTGGCCAAAGTCCTTCAGAATTAG
- a CDS encoding EAL domain-containing protein: protein MCVSNINTTTLDELAAPLHPKEAERLAELKRTGLLDTLADCRIDRITELVSRTLKVPTVLFSLVDEDRQWFKSMCGFEIREIRREVAFCAHAILERKPFLIVPDAREDARFAKNPLVTGAPHIRAYCGRPIRSPSGLPIGTLCAIDYAPRIFDEDFLGSFDLFAGLVEHEIYRSISGELVSARPGETGRGNLQSGDLLKSNEQFEATIKELVAFNRDTAFCCLQIGIPKLGNIARNFGTTAADEVVSKIADSIKVALRDREHVIGRGAFCDIVAICGFTNTKDTLDFVLEDIESAIGTQVLTCVGSIQTPVRVGADILNAGDQEIHTVFWNARTAHDAIITMEPGVHGKLFTTGMAETVRLLQSVMRDLPAAISKGQIELFFQPKIDVSSSRICSVESLLRWQHPEHGWLPPIKIIEAARVIGIERELDNYIIRQACFQFMKWRRSELKIDTISVNISSHGLLRPDFVEDLATIISETRINPVHLEIEILEDSLIVNFEETVALLAELRHLGVKISLDDFGTGQSSLSYLQKLPLDIIKIDREFFKDILDDPRKCALARQIINLGKTLGLKTVAEGIETAGQYKIMQSCQCDMIQGYFFSRPLPATAFEALYRRNGGELQPQDLSD, encoded by the coding sequence ATGTGCGTCAGCAACATCAACACAACCACGCTTGACGAGCTTGCCGCTCCTTTGCACCCGAAGGAAGCGGAACGCCTCGCGGAACTCAAACGAACCGGGCTTTTGGACACTCTGGCCGATTGCCGAATTGACCGCATCACCGAACTGGTCTCGCGGACGCTCAAGGTGCCCACGGTTCTGTTCAGTCTTGTCGACGAAGACCGTCAATGGTTCAAATCCATGTGCGGATTCGAAATCCGGGAAATAAGGCGTGAGGTCGCCTTTTGCGCGCATGCAATTCTTGAACGGAAGCCATTCCTGATCGTTCCGGACGCTCGGGAAGACGCGCGTTTCGCCAAGAATCCGTTAGTGACGGGCGCTCCTCATATCAGGGCTTATTGTGGAAGACCTATCCGGTCCCCCTCCGGCCTGCCAATCGGGACGTTGTGTGCCATCGACTACGCTCCCCGTATATTCGATGAAGACTTCCTGGGGAGCTTCGATCTTTTCGCGGGATTAGTCGAACATGAAATCTACCGATCAATTTCGGGCGAACTCGTCAGCGCCCGTCCCGGGGAAACCGGGCGCGGAAACCTGCAATCAGGCGACCTTCTGAAGAGCAATGAGCAGTTTGAGGCGACAATCAAGGAGCTGGTCGCGTTCAATCGGGACACCGCTTTTTGTTGCCTGCAAATCGGCATTCCAAAACTGGGCAACATTGCGCGTAATTTCGGAACAACTGCAGCAGATGAGGTCGTCTCTAAAATTGCCGATTCCATAAAGGTCGCCTTGCGAGACAGGGAACACGTTATCGGCCGCGGCGCCTTTTGCGACATCGTCGCCATTTGTGGGTTTACCAACACAAAAGACACACTCGATTTCGTGCTTGAGGACATCGAAAGCGCGATAGGCACGCAGGTGCTCACATGCGTCGGCTCCATCCAGACCCCTGTTCGGGTCGGCGCGGATATTTTAAACGCGGGCGACCAGGAAATTCATACCGTTTTCTGGAATGCCCGAACGGCACACGACGCCATTATCACTATGGAACCGGGCGTTCACGGCAAACTCTTCACTACCGGCATGGCCGAGACCGTACGATTGCTGCAGTCGGTGATGCGCGACCTGCCCGCCGCGATTTCCAAGGGGCAGATCGAGCTGTTCTTTCAGCCCAAGATCGATGTTTCGAGCTCTCGTATCTGCTCCGTCGAATCCCTGTTGCGCTGGCAACACCCGGAACATGGATGGTTGCCTCCGATCAAGATCATCGAGGCGGCAAGAGTGATCGGTATTGAACGAGAGCTGGACAATTACATCATCCGGCAGGCCTGCTTCCAGTTCATGAAGTGGCGCCGAAGTGAGCTTAAAATAGACACCATTTCGGTCAATATCTCGTCCCATGGTCTTTTGCGGCCCGATTTCGTCGAGGACCTGGCAACGATCATCTCCGAAACGCGGATCAACCCTGTTCATCTTGAGATTGAGATCCTGGAGGATTCTTTAATCGTGAATTTTGAGGAGACGGTCGCGCTTCTGGCCGAGTTGCGCCATCTCGGAGTCAAAATCAGCCTGGACGATTTTGGTACAGGTCAATCATCACTCTCTTATCTCCAGAAGCTCCCACTGGATATTATCAAGATCGACCGCGAATTTTTCAAAGACATCCTGGATGACCCGAGAAAGTGCGCTCTGGCCCGTCAGATAATAAATTTAGGGAAAACGCTTGGTCTTAAGACCGTTGCCGAAGGCATCGAGACAGCCGGTCAGTATAAAATCATGCAATCGTGCCAATGCGACATGATCCAGGGTTATTTCTTTTCGCGACCACTGCCAGCAACAGCCTTCGAAGCTCTGTACCGGCGTAACGGCGGCGA